The Corynebacterium sp. SCR221107 genome includes the window TCTGGTGGTGGCACCGGTACCGCTACGATTAAGAGCCACCACAACGTCGGCGGCCTGCCCGATGATGTCGAGTTTGAGCTCGTCGAACCGCTGCGCCTGCTGTTTAAGGACGAGGTCCGCGCGGTGGGCCGTGAGCTGGGCCTGCCGGAAGAGATCGTCAACCGCCAGCCCTTCCCTGGTCCGGGCCTCGGCATCCGCATCATCGGCGAGGTCACCGAGGAGCGCCTGGAAACCCTGCGCGCCGCCGACCTCATCGCGCGCACCGAGCTGACCGCCGCCGGCCTCGACAACGAGATCTGGCAGTGCCCGGTGGTCCTGCTTGCCGACGTCCGCAGCGTCGGCGTCCAAGGCGATGGCCGCACCTACGGCCACCCCATCGTGCTGCGCCCGGTCTCTTCCGAGGATGCCATGACCGCCGACTGGACCCGCCTGCCCTATGACGTGTTGGAGAAGATCTCCACCCGCATCACCAACGAGGTTCCGGATGTCAATCGTGTCGTGCTAGACGTAACGTCGAAGCCGCCAGGAACCATCGAGTGGGAGTGATCCTCACAAAAGGTCCGGGGTGCAGGAGCAATCTTGCACCCCGGACCTTTGTGTGGGCTGGCTTCCGGCTCCCGCACTGAGCGAGATCGCTTCCTCGGTGAGTTGGGGGCCGTAGGCGTCGGAAAGCAATGCCAAGGCGGATTGCTATGTGCGAAGCTTCCTCGCCGCTGTGCTTGCGTTGAGCAGTGAGCGTGCCACACGAGGCGCTTGGCCATGCGAGCATAAAGCGCCAAGGCCGGAAGGTTCCTTCTTGTCGTAGCCTTTTTGGCTACAACTTTCGCCGGTGGTTGTTTTGCTTGCCGACGCCCGGCCGAGCGGACAATGCAACCAGCGGAAGTTGCTGTAAAAAGGCCTCGCATGCACGCGATTGGGCTTGGCTCGCTTTCCAGATCACGCGTACCGGAATGTGGGATTCGACGTTGATAGGGCGAAAGATGAGCCCGGGGGCATTCTTGAGCCCGTCGAGTGTGATCGCGCAGCCCAGCCCGCTGCGCACGAGGATGCTGGCGTTGTAGTTGAGATTGAAGGTAGCGACAACGTCGAGCTTGGCGGGGTCGACTCCGGGCAGGAGCGCGAGCTTATTGTCGGCGAAACGCTGCGAAAGTAGCAAGGGGGTCGTAAACAGGTCGTCGATTTCAATAGTCTTCTTTTTGGCCAAGGGGTGATTCTTGCGCATGAGGAGGCCGGGGGTTTCATAGAAGGGGAGATCGATCTGGTGGAAGCCTTTCGGCGCATCGCCCACGATCAGCGCGCAGTCTAGGTGACCGTTTTCGATCCTTTCGACTGCGTCATCAGCGGTGGTGGACACGATGCGGAATTGGAGTTCGGGGTAGAGCTTTCGTAATCCGGCGATGGTGCGGGCAACATATTCGAACGCCTGTGATTCGGCTGCTCCTATACGTACTGAACCTGCTACTTGTCCACGGCTAGCGTAGATCTCGGTCTCTGTTGTGCGGACGAGGTCGATGATTTCGCTCGCCCGTCGCGCCAACAACATGCCGTCCTTCGTAAGCGCAACACCCGTGCGGGATCGAACCAACAACTTCGTGCCTAGGTGATCTTCGAGCTCGATAAGTTGGCGAGACACCGTGGGCTGGGCAAGCCCGAGTTCGTCCGCGGCTCCTGAGATGCTTCCCTCTTGCACGATGGTGAGGAAAGTTTCAAGTGCTTTGACCTCCATCGGTATCCCCTGTCTTTTCCCCGGCAACCCTTAAAAAGCATTCGAAATACGCATACTAACGATGACAAATTAATATTTTACATATGTGGGAGCGGTTCCTAGGCTGACAAGTGTGTCAGGAATGAACCAGACCAATCCAACGAACATGGACTTGCTTGCCGATGCGGGTGTTGAACCACAACAAGCAACGCAAATCGATCAGCTCATTCGTGCTGGCCATGCCGATGAGACCAGGGTCTTGCTCGCAAAAAGGAGATTTGAGCTGGTAGCGCAGTCACGAACCTGTCATCGCCAACTTTTGTGCCTAGATGAGCTCTTAGGCTCACTGGGTACCTAGGATCCTCCGCATCGCGGGGGCCAGGACGCACATCCCCTCAGCGCGTGGCACCAATGTCATAAACAAAACCAGCAGAAGACCCCTCGGCTCTCACCGGCTGCGGGCTTTGCTGGCAGAGCTTGTCGTATAGGCGAAGCTTCATTACGCATAGAAAGAACCCCCATGGAGATCAAGCAAACCGCAGGACGCGACCAACTCGGGGAATTTGCCCCGACTTTCGCCGCCCTCAACGACGACGTGTTATTCGGACAGGTGTGGTCGCGCGATGAGCTGCCGCTTAAGCAGCGCAGCATAATAACGGTCACGGCACTGCTCGCGCAGGGGCTTGTCGACGAATCCTTCCGCTACCACCTCATGAGCGCCAGAAACAATGGGGTCAGCAAGCAAGAGATTGCCGAGCTCATCACCCACGTTGCCTTCTACGCTGGCTGGCCGAAGGCCTGGGCTGCCTTCCGGCTCTCGAAGGAGGTGTGGGTGGGCACCGAAGGGGCGTCGTTAAGCAAGCAAGCCTACGAGCAGCAGGCCATGTTCCCCGTCGGAGAGCCGAACGATGCGTACGCACAGTACTTTACTGGCCAAAGCTACCTGGCTGAGATCTCCAGCGAGCAGGTGGTCATGCACAATGTCACTTTCGAGCCGGGGTGTCGCAACAACTGGCACATCCACCACGCCGCAACCGGCGGCGGTCAGCAGCTGATCTGCGTCGGCGGGCGCGGCTGGTATCAGGAAGAAGGCAAACCTGCCCGCGCACTGGCCCCCGGTGATGTGGTTAATATCCCTGCCAACGTCAAGCACTGGCACGGTGCGGCCAGTGACAGCTGGTTTAGCCACCTAGCCATCGCGGTGGACGGCACGGAAACCTCAAATGAGTGGCTTGAGCCGGTTACCGATGAGGAATATGCGGCTATTGAGACTGCAGTAGAAAAGGCCTAGCTTTCTGCACGGTCGTCGTAGCACCCTGCGCATTCACATGATGGCCAGTGGAGGCCAACCTATGGACGTCGGCAAGCAACGCCAAAGCAACAACAAGCAACGGCTGGCAACGACAAGCACTGGTACTCTCCGACAATTATTAGATAGACGCGACAATGAGTGTCCCAGAATTCGAACTTTCCACCGGCGCACGCATGCCGTGCGTAGGCTTGGGCACCTGGCTTATCGACGCCGCCAACGCCGAAACCCCCTCGTCGCCGAAGCGCTGCGCGCAGGCTACCGTCACATTGACACCGCGCAGGCTTACGGCAAAGAGTCGGGGGTGGGCAAAGGCGTGCGCGCCGGAAGAGAAGAATGGGGGATAGGGCGTAGCAGCGTCTTCATTACCACTAAGATCGCGGCCGAGGCCAAGGATTATGACTCGGCGCTGGCCTCGATTGACCAATCGCGTGACAAGCTGGGGCTTGACTATATCGACTTGATGATTATTCATAGCCCGCATCCATGGGTGGAATTCCGCGGGACCGACAAGCGCTACTTCGCAGAAAACCTTCAGGTGTGGCGCGCCCTCGAAGATGCTCAAGCGGCAGGCAAAGTTAAGGCGATCGGCGTCTCGAATTTCTTGGAAGATGACCTTGCCAACATCCTCGAGAATGCGCACACTCAACCCTCGGTCAACCAGGTCCTGGCCCATATTTCGAATATGCCCACAGAGCTTATCGACTACTGCCACCGCAACGGTGTTGTGGTCGAGGCTTATTCACCGCTAGGTCACGGAGCCAACTTCCGCAACCCGCGCCTTATGTCCATCGCTTCCACGTATGGGGTAGGCGTGGCACAGCTCTGGCTGCGTTACCTTCTCGACAAGTGGCTAGTTGTTTTGCCCAAGATCACCAGCGTCGAACGATTGCGAACAAACCTCGAGCTCGATTTTGCGCTGTCCGACGAAGATGTCTTGGCTCTCGATCACATCACAGATGCTCCCGACTACGGTGAGCACTCCTTCTTCCCCGTCTTCGGGGGGGGGTAACGGGGAGGCTCTAGGTGGTGCGTTCTATACGTAATGACGCTACTACAACCCAAAAAGACCCTTAGACGCGTGCGGCCGGTAGTCGACGGCCAACCGCACACGCTTCGGGCGAAAGATGCCGCCTAGGTAGGTAGTATGCTTTCTCGACGGAAATTGACGAAAGAGCATGCCCGCTACCTTCATGGGCGGCATCTATTATGCGAAGCGACGCATACGAAGCAAAGGGGCTACCCATGATCATTGATAAGTACTGGGGACGATATTTTGGCGACAGCCCCGACAGCGCCGTATTGGTCGCCTACCTCGACGACAAAGGTGAAGAGATCCTCGACGTGGCCGACATATTCCGGGATCTAGGCCTTGAGGAACTCCACGGCAACTACACCGACGCGCAACTCGACGCCGATGTCGCGACCCCGGCGGGCGAGAAGCACTACCACTTCGACCATGCCTTCCAGGTCATCATGGATCTTTCGGTGCTTTTGCTGGAGTCTAAGTCCACACGCAGGTTTAATCTCGCCCGGGTGGGAGGAGCAGACGATCGCTTCATGAGGATTGACTCCCAGCCCAAACACAACACGCAAATCACAACCGCGTTGAAGTATTTCGCCCTGATGCCCGAAGAACACGCGATCACCGAGCGCTTCGAAGACGACGATTGGGACGAGGTAGGCAACCTCTGTGAGGAAATCCGCGGTCAGCTCGACTAAGACGCTCGAGCACCTGCGAACACCCCCACCAGGCAACAGAAAAAATAGTGTACCCCCGGACCAGTCTTGTATGTGTACTTACAGGGCCGATCGTTCGGGGGTTTCACGCAGTGCGGGCTGCGCACACAGACCGTAGACTGGCGGCAACTCTAGCGGTCAGGCAGGTGTTCCTGCCGAGTGCCCAGTTTCGGTTGGTTGTCCAAGTGCCTGGTTCCCGGACTGCTCGGCCGCCTTGATCATGAAGCCGGAGCGGCGGTGCGCGTAGTATTCGCGAACATAATACGCAGCAAGGCTGGCAGCTTCTGCATACCCCATGCCTTCTGGCGGGTGAATATTGGAAATGCAATTGCGTGCCTCATCGGTGGTCCCCGGCGTGGTGCGCCACGTGGAGTAGATGCCGAGCGAGCTTGGAACCGAGAGTCCGGGGCGTTCACCGATGAGCACCAAGGTCACGTCCCACCCGGCGGCGTGGCCGATGTGATCGCCGAGGGCTACCCGCGCCTGTGTTGCGATCACCGGTGCCGCCAATTCGTACTCCGGTAGGGCGTCCGCGAGTGCCGCATACATCTGGGGCCCGTGCTCGGCTACGGCGGTGGGGGACAGGCCGTCGGCAAGCACGATGCCGATGTGTCCTGCATGCTCCGATAAATCGGGCAACGCCTGCGGCAATCGGCCTAGGTCGGGGCGTAATAGGTAGTCTTGCCTGGTTGCAGCCTGCGACCTGACGAGCGCATGCGTGCCGACGCCCACCGCGCGCAAATCCGCAACCAATCCTTCCACGTCAAGGCCAGTATGAACGGCGTCGCGGGCGCCGGCGTGTGCGCTGAGAAAATCGAGCCGAGCCTTCGTGGGAATAGCGGCGCCTACGCGCCCGAGTCCCACGCGCGCCGGGGTTGCGGCCCGCAGCTTCTCCGCGGCCGTCCCAACGGAGGGGTCCGTGGTGTGGGAAGAAGCCGCCGAGGGGGCGGTGGTACTAGTGGTAATGACGGTACTGCTAGACATAGCTTCCACCACCGATTTGAAGTAGGCTGTCGATTTCTAGTGAATTCGTGGACTGCAGGGTGCGCGACTCGTCGATGAGCTCCCGCGAGCTCAGCCACGCCTCGAACTCCGGAGCGAAGCGCTGGCCGGTAACCGAGCGGGCCAAGGCCACGTCGTGGTAGCTCAGTGACTGGTATCCGAGCATGATGTCGTCGGCGCCCGGTACGCAGATCACGAAGCTGGCTCCGGCCTGGATGAGCAGGTGTAGCAGCGTGTCCATGTCGTCGGAATCTGCTTCGGCGTGGTTGGTGTAGCAGACGTCGACACCCATCGGCAGGCCGAGGAGCTTGCCGCAGAAGAGGTCCTCGAGTCCGGCGCGGATGATCTGCTTGCCGTCGTAGAGGTATTCGGGTCCGATGAAGCCGACCACGGTGTTGACCAGCAGGGGGTTGTAGCGTCGCGCTAGGCCATAGGCGCGGGCCTCGAGGGTTTGCTGGTCTACGGGACGCCCGTCGCCGTCGAGGTGTGCCGCCGCAGACAGGGCCGAGCCCTGCCCGGTCTCAAAGTACATGCAGTTATCCCCCACCGTGCCGCGGCGCAGCGAGAGGGCGGCCTCGTAGGCCTCATCGAGGATCGCCGGGGTCACTCCGAAGCTGTCGTTCGTGCCTTCGGTTCCGGCAATGGATTGGAATACCAAATCGACCGGTGAGCCGTGCTCGATGAGCCCGATGGTGGTGGTGACGTGAGTAAGGACGCAGGACTGTGTGGGTACCTCGTAGCGCTGGCGGACCTCGTCGATGAGCTGGAGCAGGGTGTCAACGCGCGAGGGGATGTCGGTGGCTGGGTTGATGCCGATCACGGCGTCGCCGGAGCCCATGAGTAGCCCGTCGGCGATGGAGGCTGCGACACCGATGGGGTCATCGGTGGGGTGGTTGGGCTGGAGGCGGGTAGCAAGCGTTCCGGGCAGGCCGATAGTGGATCTAAACGCGGTGACGTTACGTATAGTGTGTGCGACTGCGATCAATTCGCCGTTGCTCATGAGTTTGGATACGGCCGCCACCATCTCCGGGGTCAGCCCCTTGGCGATTGACGCGAGGTCGAGGCTTGCCGACTTCCGGTAGCACGTCGCAAGCAACCACTCCCGGAACTCGCCGACGGTAAGCCTCGACACGATATCAAAGGCCTCGAGGTTGAGGTCGTCGAGGATGACTCGGGTGACCGAATCGGTCTCATAGGGCATGGCGGGGTGTTCGAGGAAGTCCGCCAGGGGCACGTCGGCAAGCACCCAGCGTGCTGCAGCGCGCTCCTGCGCGGTGGCGGCAGCTGCGCCTGATAACACGTCGCCGGAGCGGGCGGGGGATGCCTTGGCAAGGACGTCGTTGAGGGAGGCGAATTGGTAGGTATGCCCGGCAAGGCGTTGAACGTAGACCATGATGCGTCGTGATTCTTTCTAGTGTCGAACTAGGTGGGCTTTCAGTACTGTCGGTACGGATCTCACTTACATGTCAGCGTCGTAGGTGTCGTAGGCGGGCTTAACGACGCCACCAGGGCCGTCGGTGGCTGGCGTTTTCTTTGTCGTTGGCACGTAGACGTAGACGATCGTCATCGCGACCAGCACCAGCGAGGAGACGGAGCCGACGGCGAAGTTGGAGACGAAGGCCGACACGATTGCGCCACAAGCGAGCACGAAAGCGACGCCGGAGGTGATGATGCCGCCGGGGGTCTTGTAGGGGCGCGGCAGATCGGGGTTGGTGATGCGCAGCTTGATGTGGCTGGCCATCATCAAAGCGTAAGAAATGACGGCGCCAAAGACGGCCACGCTCATGAGGGTGTCGCCGTCGATGAACAAGGTGAGCGTGAAGCCGATGGCGGCCGGGATGACCAGCGCGTAGGTGGGCACGCCGCGACCGTTGACCCTCGATAGTGCCGGCGGCAAGACATTGTCGTTGGACAGGGAGTAGATCAGTCGGGAGTAGCCGTACATGATCGAGAAGAAGGAGGCGACCAGGCCGATGAGGGCGGCGACGTTGATGAGGGTGACAAACGTCGGGTTGGCACCGACAGCCTCAAGCCCACTGACCAGTGGGTTGCCGGACTCGGCGAAAACGGCCACCCCTGCGGCACCTGGGCCCACCACGAGCATGGTCCCGGCCGCAAGCATGAGGATGAACATCGACCCCAAAATTGATCGTGGGATGGTGCGGTGCGGATCACGGGCCTCCTCGGCGGCCATGGGCACACCTTCGACGGCAAGGTAGAACCAGATAGCAAAGGGGATCGCCGCCCACACGCTGGTGGCTCCGTTCGGGAACAGCCCGACGCCAGTGGTGAGGTTGGCGGCCTCAAAGTGCGGGACCATGACCAGCGTGTAGGCGATCAGTGCGAAAACCGCGATACCGGTGATGCCAAGCATGAGCTTTAAGGCCTCGCCCGCGCCCGCTAAGTGGATGGCGACGAAGATGATGTAGCAGGCAAGGTACAACGGCCAGCCGCTGGTGAGCCCGAAGAGATTGAGGGATTCGACATAGGATCCGATGAAGGTGGCGATGGCCGCCGGTGCGATGACATATTCCAGCACGATGGCTGCGGCGGTGATGAAGCCTCCGAGTGGGCCGAAGGCCGTGGTAGCGAAGCGATATCCGCCGCCGGCACTGGGCAGCGCGGAGGACAGCTCGGCCAGCGACATACACATGGTCAAATACAAAACGGTGACGATGCCGAGCGCGATGGACATGCCGCCCCAGCCGCCGTCGGCAAGCCCGAACTGCCAGCCGGCAAAGTCGCCGGAGATCACGAAAGACACGCCCAAGCTGGTAATGAGTACCGTGCCGAGGGTGCCCTGCTTGAGCTTGGATTGGTGGGAGGTGCCGTTGTCGCCGCCTGGGGTAGGGCCGGAGGCGGTGTGCGGTGTGGTGAGGATTGCCATGGTGACTTCCCTTTCCGATGGGAGGCGAAGCGGGGAACCGGCCTGGGTAGACCTGAGTGAATTCCCGAGAACTACTTTGGGATCGCCGTGCTCTACCCGTGGCGTATGCCCGGCGCTCTCACGGCTTTAATTTATACCTGTAGACCGATAGAAACCAAAGGCTATGGTAAACCCCATGTGTCCGGTTCTGCGTGCCACATCGACACGCACCCTTTCATGCGTGATGATGGGGCAACCGTGAGGGAAAGTTGTGCCGCAACCCCGTTCGATGCGCGAAACGTCGAAAAGCACAAGCAAACGGATACAATGTCAGCGAAGGTAATGGCGGCGCGTTGTTGACTAGCGTTGTGATGACCTCATTGGGCTTTTCGTTGATCACCGTATGAAATACAGTATTTCTCACACACGCTCATGCGAGGAGGTTCCATGCCCGGGGTGTCTGGCGCGAGGGTGTCTTTTAGGGCTTGACCACAACATCGCCAACGCTGCCACGTGCGTCGATGATTAGAACGGGGCCGGTTGTGTGTGTCGTGGGAACGCAGTCGACCTCGCCTGCTGCGGTGTCGCAGGAGAGCTTGACGGCCACCGTCTCTGGCAAGGTGACATAAATATTGCCGACAGTATTAGTCACTACTACGCTGCGATCCTGGCTAAGAGAGTCAAGCTCGGCCAGATCGAGAGTGATATCGCCGACATCGGTGTGGTAGCTCGGCTCAAGCTGGGACTCGTCGGTGATGACTTGATGCTGGTCGCCGACCGCCGGCGTAGTCTCACCGTCGACATTCGCGCCCGCGAGGGCCAGCAGGACCGCGACCGAAGCGGCCGCGGGCACGCCGATCCACCACAGCCAACGCCAGCTTCGCTTCTGCTTGACGACGGCCTTCGGCGGCTCCGGCAGATACCACAGCGACGGCGCTGCCCCCAGGGGATCCCACGCAGGCGGGGTAGGTAGCTGGAACGGACTAGCAAAGCCCTCAGCTGGCAGGTACGCGCTCAAGTCCACCTGCGGCTGGGAAGGCGAAGTCGGGGCGGTGTGCTCGTTGCGGGAGGCCCCCGTGGAGTCATCGGCGTCAAGGGCACAGGGGTTGGTAGCCGTCCCGGCACTAGCGTGTGGACGTTGCCCATAGTGGGTCGGGGGCTGGAGCAAGCCAGCCGGGGCTTGAGGGGTGCGCTGATACAACCCAAACCAAGCGATCGCGAATAAACCAAGCACGACCGAGACGCTGAGTACGCCTTCACCTGCCACGCCAAGCCCACCGAATAAAACGATCGCTACCGCTAGCAACCAGCCTATGTTTCGTTCCTTTTTCAGCGTCTTTGCTTGAGGTGAGGCCGGATCGATGTCGCTAAAGACAAGCTCGCCTGGCGATTGGGGGACGGAAAAACGCGGCATGAGGAGAATGGCCACAAGGTAGGGGACCAGCCCGCCGCCGGCCACGGCACCTACCACGAAGGCAACGCGGACGATCGTCGGATCGATGCGATATCGCACACCGATGCCCTCGGCGACCCCTTCGATCTTTGCGTTGCCCCCCTGGGAGGAAGGAAGGCGCACTGGGCGGGTGGCCCATATGTCTTTTAGGGTGTCTATCGACAACGGTGTCGCCGAAGCCCGGGGCGTCGGAACGGAATCTGGCTCGGGGTTCGGTGGGGTTGTCATAGGTCTATTGTTGCCGTCATTACCAATAGAAAACCATCGGGGATGCCCCTGATTTTTGGCTCCGCTAGGCCGTTGTCGGCGCCACAAGGTGGTCAGCGCAGGAAGCGGGTGTGTGGCTGAGAGGTAGCGTGGGTGGGACGTGCGGCGCTGCGGGCGTCGTTAAGCGAAAGGCGGCAGCGCCACGTGCCGGCAGAATATGGGTAACGGTGCTGTGCGTGCTGTCGAAAATCAGGGCAAGCCCTGATGTCAGGGTGCGGGGCGGGATGAAATGATGGGGGATATGAATCTCGAAGCAGCCTACCCGCGCTACGTGCGCCGCAAAGATGGGGCGGTGCTTGCAGGCGTTGCCAGCGGGCTTGCCGCACACCTGCGCATCCCGGTGGATCGGGTGCGCGTGGCGCTCGTGGCACTGGCGCTGCTAGGTGGGCTCGGCCTGTATTTCTATATCGGTCTATGGATCATCACTCCGGCGGAAGACCACCACGAGGCGTCCCCGGCGCGCATGAGTCGCTCCTTCAATTATCTCCTCGTGGCGTTGGCCGGGCTCGGTGCGGCCGCGATCGGCGGTTTCGTCGCGGGGCTTTCCGGCGGGATTGTGGCGGCGTTGGCGATCACGGCCGTGGGGGCGGGGTTGGCGTGGCTGTCGTATGACAGGGCGGTGGATCGTAGTGGTACTGACGCTACGCATAGTCAACCGCGCACCGTGATCGCGATCGGCGCGGGCGGGATCCTCGTGTTGTCCGGGGTGGTGCTGACCATCGCGCAGTGGGGTGATGGGGAAAGCTTCGGCCTTGCTGTGGCGGCAGTGCTGCTTACCCTGGTGGGGGTGGCTGCGCTGGGGATTCCGTTCGGGCTGCGCGTGTGGTCGCGGATGACCTTCGAGCGCGAGCAGAAATTGCTTGCCGACGAGCGCGCCGAGATTGCCAACCGCCTGCACGATTCCGTGCTGCAGACGCTGGCGATTATTCAAAAAAGGGCCGATGACCCCGCCGAGGTGCGCCGGCTCGCCCGCGGCCAAGAGCGCGAGCTGCGCCAATGGCTGTTCGCACCTGTTGAGGACACCACCGTTTTCGCCGCCCTCAACCGCGCGTGCGGGGAGGTTGAAGACACTTTTGGCGTGCGCATCGCACCGGTGACCGTGGGCGAAGATCTTCCTATCAGCGATTCTTTGCAAGCCGCGGTTTTGGCTGCCCGGGAAGCGATGGTCAATGCGGCCAAGCACGCAGGGGTAGGTACGGTCGACGTGTACGCGGAGACGCTTGGCGGCTTCGAGGTGTTTGTGCGCGACCGCGGGACCGGCTTTGACCAGGAGGCGATTCCGGCCGATCGTCATGGGGTGCGCGATTCCATTCTGGGCCGGGTGCACCGCGCGGGTGGGACGGCCACGATTACCTCTACCCCAGGTCAGGGCGTGGAAGTTGCCATCGTCATGCCGGTCACAGACCAGTAGGTCCGAATAAGGTGCAGTGGGGTGGACTGGGGTGCGGGGCGTGGCGGGGTGCTCGCGGCGTGGCGCAGCAATCGGCTCGTCGGCCTTCGGCGCGTGCAACAATAGGAGTCATGAGCGAACCGATTACCGTTTTTCTCGTCGATGACCACTCTGTTTTTCGTGCCGGCGTCAAAGCCGAGATTGGCGGGCAGGTGGCAATCGTCGGCGAGGCGGGTACCGTTGCCGACGCGGTTGCCGGTATCGATGCGACATGTCCGGATGTGGTGCTTCTCGACGTCCATATGCCC containing:
- a CDS encoding LysR family transcriptional regulator, producing the protein MEVKALETFLTIVQEGSISGAADELGLAQPTVSRQLIELEDHLGTKLLVRSRTGVALTKDGMLLARRASEIIDLVRTTETEIYASRGQVAGSVRIGAAESQAFEYVARTIAGLRKLYPELQFRIVSTTADDAVERIENGHLDCALIVGDAPKGFHQIDLPFYETPGLLMRKNHPLAKKKTIEIDDLFTTPLLLSQRFADNKLALLPGVDPAKLDVVATFNLNYNASILVRSGLGCAITLDGLKNAPGLIFRPINVESHIPVRVIWKASQAQSRACEAFLQQLPLVALSARPGVGKQNNHRRKL
- a CDS encoding carboxymuconolactone decarboxylase family protein, with amino-acid sequence MEIKQTAGRDQLGEFAPTFAALNDDVLFGQVWSRDELPLKQRSIITVTALLAQGLVDESFRYHLMSARNNGVSKQEIAELITHVAFYAGWPKAWAAFRLSKEVWVGTEGASLSKQAYEQQAMFPVGEPNDAYAQYFTGQSYLAEISSEQVVMHNVTFEPGCRNNWHIHHAATGGGQQLICVGGRGWYQEEGKPARALAPGDVVNIPANVKHWHGAASDSWFSHLAIAVDGTETSNEWLEPVTDEEYAAIETAVEKA
- a CDS encoding aldo/keto reductase family protein, whose protein sequence is MRRLGHLAYRRRQRRNPLVAEALRAGYRHIDTAQAYGKESGVGKGVRAGREEWGIGRSSVFITTKIAAEAKDYDSALASIDQSRDKLGLDYIDLMIIHSPHPWVEFRGTDKRYFAENLQVWRALEDAQAAGKVKAIGVSNFLEDDLANILENAHTQPSVNQVLAHISNMPTELIDYCHRNGVVVEAYSPLGHGANFRNPRLMSIASTYGVGVAQLWLRYLLDKWLVVLPKITSVERLRTNLELDFALSDEDVLALDHITDAPDYGEHSFFPVFGGG
- a CDS encoding imm68 putative immunity domain-containing protein yields the protein MIIDKYWGRYFGDSPDSAVLVAYLDDKGEEILDVADIFRDLGLEELHGNYTDAQLDADVATPAGEKHYHFDHAFQVIMDLSVLLLESKSTRRFNLARVGGADDRFMRIDSQPKHNTQITTALKYFALMPEEHAITERFEDDDWDEVGNLCEEIRGQLD
- the eutC gene encoding ethanolamine ammonia-lyase subunit EutC — protein: MSSSTVITTSTTAPSAASSHTTDPSVGTAAEKLRAATPARVGLGRVGAAIPTKARLDFLSAHAGARDAVHTGLDVEGLVADLRAVGVGTHALVRSQAATRQDYLLRPDLGRLPQALPDLSEHAGHIGIVLADGLSPTAVAEHGPQMYAALADALPEYELAAPVIATQARVALGDHIGHAAGWDVTLVLIGERPGLSVPSSLGIYSTWRTTPGTTDEARNCISNIHPPEGMGYAEAASLAAYYVREYYAHRRSGFMIKAAEQSGNQALGQPTETGHSAGTPA
- a CDS encoding ethanolamine ammonia-lyase subunit EutB, whose product is MVYVQRLAGHTYQFASLNDVLAKASPARSGDVLSGAAAATAQERAAARWVLADVPLADFLEHPAMPYETDSVTRVILDDLNLEAFDIVSRLTVGEFREWLLATCYRKSASLDLASIAKGLTPEMVAAVSKLMSNGELIAVAHTIRNVTAFRSTIGLPGTLATRLQPNHPTDDPIGVAASIADGLLMGSGDAVIGINPATDIPSRVDTLLQLIDEVRQRYEVPTQSCVLTHVTTTIGLIEHGSPVDLVFQSIAGTEGTNDSFGVTPAILDEAYEAALSLRRGTVGDNCMYFETGQGSALSAAAHLDGDGRPVDQQTLEARAYGLARRYNPLLVNTVVGFIGPEYLYDGKQIIRAGLEDLFCGKLLGLPMGVDVCYTNHAEADSDDMDTLLHLLIQAGASFVICVPGADDIMLGYQSLSYHDVALARSVTGQRFAPEFEAWLSSRELIDESRTLQSTNSLEIDSLLQIGGGSYV
- the eat gene encoding ethanolamine permease, giving the protein MAILTTPHTASGPTPGGDNGTSHQSKLKQGTLGTVLITSLGVSFVISGDFAGWQFGLADGGWGGMSIALGIVTVLYLTMCMSLAELSSALPSAGGGYRFATTAFGPLGGFITAAAIVLEYVIAPAAIATFIGSYVESLNLFGLTSGWPLYLACYIIFVAIHLAGAGEALKLMLGITGIAVFALIAYTLVMVPHFEAANLTTGVGLFPNGATSVWAAIPFAIWFYLAVEGVPMAAEEARDPHRTIPRSILGSMFILMLAAGTMLVVGPGAAGVAVFAESGNPLVSGLEAVGANPTFVTLINVAALIGLVASFFSIMYGYSRLIYSLSNDNVLPPALSRVNGRGVPTYALVIPAAIGFTLTLFIDGDTLMSVAVFGAVISYALMMASHIKLRITNPDLPRPYKTPGGIITSGVAFVLACGAIVSAFVSNFAVGSVSSLVLVAMTIVYVYVPTTKKTPATDGPGGVVKPAYDTYDADM
- a CDS encoding PspC domain-containing protein — encoded protein: MTTPPNPEPDSVPTPRASATPLSIDTLKDIWATRPVRLPSSQGGNAKIEGVAEGIGVRYRIDPTIVRVAFVVGAVAGGGLVPYLVAILLMPRFSVPQSPGELVFSDIDPASPQAKTLKKERNIGWLLAVAIVLFGGLGVAGEGVLSVSVVLGLFAIAWFGLYQRTPQAPAGLLQPPTHYGQRPHASAGTATNPCALDADDSTGASRNEHTAPTSPSQPQVDLSAYLPAEGFASPFQLPTPPAWDPLGAAPSLWYLPEPPKAVVKQKRSWRWLWWIGVPAAASVAVLLALAGANVDGETTPAVGDQHQVITDESQLEPSYHTDVGDITLDLAELDSLSQDRSVVVTNTVGNIYVTLPETVAVKLSCDTAAGEVDCVPTTHTTGPVLIIDARGSVGDVVVKP
- a CDS encoding ATP-binding protein, with the protein product MNLEAAYPRYVRRKDGAVLAGVASGLAAHLRIPVDRVRVALVALALLGGLGLYFYIGLWIITPAEDHHEASPARMSRSFNYLLVALAGLGAAAIGGFVAGLSGGIVAALAITAVGAGLAWLSYDRAVDRSGTDATHSQPRTVIAIGAGGILVLSGVVLTIAQWGDGESFGLAVAAVLLTLVGVAALGIPFGLRVWSRMTFEREQKLLADERAEIANRLHDSVLQTLAIIQKRADDPAEVRRLARGQERELRQWLFAPVEDTTVFAALNRACGEVEDTFGVRIAPVTVGEDLPISDSLQAAVLAAREAMVNAAKHAGVGTVDVYAETLGGFEVFVRDRGTGFDQEAIPADRHGVRDSILGRVHRAGGTATITSTPGQGVEVAIVMPVTDQ